In the genome of Kitasatospora cathayae, one region contains:
- a CDS encoding AurF N-oxygenase family protein, which translates to MALPRQATEHGHTAADDDVSKRLLESAATLSFDPMTEIDWDAPLPEEHYGLNPEWSTLYGTRLWDEMTERQRVTLTRHEVCSIMNTGIWFEMILQQMVLRDQYLKDPANAEFQFALTEIADECRHSIMFARACQKMGVPAYRPNKVIAQAGRAFKALAKGELAYGGILVAEEVLDVMQRDWMRGENVLEIVRGTSRIHVVEESRHMKFARQEIRERMRHAGPARRRTSATGIAIGAYVIVSSMVHPGVYKAAGLDVARALEEVKGNEHRKAMMRNSSRHLMAFLAEAGLLTSRSAAVYRRVHML; encoded by the coding sequence ATGGCTCTCCCCCGGCAGGCGACCGAGCACGGCCACACGGCGGCCGACGACGACGTCTCGAAGCGGCTGCTGGAGTCGGCCGCCACCCTCTCCTTCGACCCCATGACCGAGATCGACTGGGACGCCCCCCTCCCGGAGGAGCACTACGGCCTCAACCCCGAGTGGAGCACCCTCTACGGGACCAGGCTGTGGGACGAGATGACCGAGCGGCAGCGGGTCACCCTCACCCGGCACGAGGTCTGCTCGATCATGAACACCGGCATCTGGTTCGAGATGATCCTCCAGCAGATGGTGCTGCGCGACCAGTACCTCAAGGACCCCGCCAACGCCGAGTTCCAGTTCGCGCTCACCGAGATCGCCGACGAGTGCCGCCACTCGATCATGTTCGCCCGCGCCTGCCAGAAGATGGGCGTCCCCGCCTACCGGCCCAACAAGGTGATCGCCCAGGCCGGGCGCGCCTTCAAGGCGCTCGCCAAGGGCGAACTCGCCTACGGGGGCATCCTGGTGGCCGAGGAGGTGCTGGACGTCATGCAGCGCGACTGGATGCGCGGCGAGAACGTCCTGGAGATCGTCCGCGGCACTTCCCGGATCCACGTGGTCGAGGAGTCCCGGCACATGAAGTTCGCCCGGCAGGAGATCCGCGAACGGATGCGCCACGCGGGCCCGGCCCGCCGCCGCACCTCGGCCACCGGCATCGCGATCGGCGCGTACGTCATCGTCAGCAGCATGGTCCACCCGGGCGTGTACAAGGCCGCCGGGCTGGACGTCGCGCGGGCGCTCGAGGAGGTGAAGGGCAACGAGCACCGCAAGGCGATGATGCGCAACAGCTCGCGGCACCTGATGGCCTTCCTCGCCGAGGCCGGGCTGCTCACCAGCCGCTCGGCGGCCGTCTACCGCCGCGTGCACATGCTCTGA
- a CDS encoding RNA polymerase sigma factor codes for MSIPPAPVEGLLRELAPQVLGVLVRRHGGSFDACEDAVQEALLAAAVQWPADGVPASPLAWLVTVAGRRLVDQVRSEAARRRREEAIALATPQSALLAPAADAADPTADDSLALLFLCCHQALSVPSRIALTLRAVGGLTTAQIAAAFLVPEATMGQRISRAKQTLKASGGGLSLPEGQSGAERLREVRHVLYLVFNEGYTASGGEELTVPRLAAEAIRLTRLLLRLTPGDAETAGLLALMLLTDARRTARTGPYGELVPLEQQDRGRWDAQLIAEGLELLAAALPSGTAGPYQVQAAIAAVHSEARTADATDWPQILALYDLLLRLDANPMVALNRAVAVAMVHGPAVGLTLLDDLAADKRLTRHHRLLATRAHLLARLGTDPRAAAQTYRQAASRTPSAPERRYLTEAARRALVSR; via the coding sequence GTGAGCATCCCCCCTGCGCCCGTCGAGGGCCTGCTGCGCGAACTGGCGCCGCAGGTCCTCGGCGTGCTCGTACGGCGCCACGGCGGATCCTTCGACGCCTGCGAGGACGCCGTGCAGGAGGCGCTGCTCGCCGCCGCCGTGCAGTGGCCGGCGGACGGGGTGCCGGCGAGCCCGCTGGCGTGGCTGGTCACCGTCGCGGGCCGGCGGCTGGTCGACCAGGTGCGCAGCGAGGCGGCCCGCCGTCGGCGGGAGGAGGCGATCGCGCTGGCCACCCCGCAGTCCGCCCTGCTGGCACCCGCTGCCGACGCCGCCGATCCGACCGCCGACGACTCGCTGGCCCTGCTGTTCCTCTGCTGCCACCAGGCACTGTCCGTACCGAGCCGGATCGCGCTGACGCTGCGCGCGGTCGGCGGTCTGACCACGGCGCAGATCGCGGCCGCCTTCCTGGTTCCGGAGGCCACCATGGGGCAGCGGATCAGCCGGGCCAAGCAGACGCTGAAGGCCTCCGGCGGCGGGCTGTCACTCCCGGAGGGGCAGAGCGGGGCGGAGCGACTGCGCGAGGTGCGGCACGTGCTGTACCTGGTCTTCAACGAGGGCTACACGGCCAGCGGCGGCGAGGAGCTGACCGTTCCGAGGCTGGCCGCCGAGGCGATCCGGCTGACCCGGCTGCTGCTGCGCCTCACCCCCGGCGACGCCGAGACGGCGGGGCTGCTCGCCCTGATGCTGCTCACCGACGCCCGCCGTACCGCCCGCACCGGGCCGTACGGGGAGCTGGTACCGCTGGAGCAACAGGACCGTGGCCGCTGGGACGCCCAACTGATCGCCGAAGGGCTGGAGTTGCTGGCCGCCGCACTGCCGTCCGGTACCGCCGGTCCGTACCAGGTCCAGGCCGCGATCGCCGCCGTGCACAGCGAGGCGCGGACGGCGGACGCCACCGACTGGCCGCAGATCCTGGCACTGTACGACCTGCTGCTGCGCCTCGACGCCAACCCGATGGTCGCGCTCAACCGGGCCGTCGCGGTGGCGATGGTCCACGGCCCGGCCGTCGGGCTGACCCTCCTCGACGACCTGGCCGCCGACAAGCGCCTCACCCGACACCACCGCCTCCTCGCCACCCGCGCCCACCTCCTCGCCCGCCTCGGCACGGACCCCCGGGCCGCCGCCCAGACCTACCGCCAGGCCGCCTCCCGCACCCCGAGCGCCCCGGAACGGCGGTACCTCACAGAAGCGGCGCGCCGGGCGCTGGTCTCCCGCTGA
- a CDS encoding YciI family protein, which translates to MKYVAMIYGNQAKWDSFPAEAWPEAIAKQEAFNGKYRDTGELLGAYGLADAAAAQLVRRAEGVPVVTDGPYLETKEYLASFYLLDCESLERAQQIAADMPFADVEPVELWPILHESPANG; encoded by the coding sequence GTGAAGTACGTCGCGATGATCTACGGCAACCAGGCCAAGTGGGACTCCTTCCCCGCCGAGGCCTGGCCCGAGGCGATCGCCAAGCAGGAGGCGTTCAACGGCAAGTACCGGGACACCGGCGAACTCCTCGGCGCCTACGGGCTCGCGGACGCGGCCGCCGCGCAGCTGGTGCGGCGCGCCGAAGGGGTGCCGGTGGTGACCGACGGGCCCTACCTGGAGACCAAGGAGTACCTGGCGAGCTTCTACCTCCTGGACTGCGAAAGCCTGGAGCGCGCCCAGCAGATCGCCGCCGACATGCCGTTCGCGGACGTCGAGCCGGTGGAACTGTGGCCGATCCTGCACGAGTCGCCGGCGAACGGGTGA
- a CDS encoding RNA ligase family protein, giving the protein MAELKPYPKIPARGASGAPGSREWIATEKVHGAHFAVVCDGASVRPAKRRDLLGDEELDAFFGVSRIWPQLLVAAGRFAAVVRARWGESAVVTVYGELAGGRYPHPDVPAVAGVEPVQTGVWYAPGLRWLPFDATVRTDEGRWWVPDRELRAAASAAGLTCVPLLGRGSLNALRELPVAFPSRVPALLGLPEPADNLAEGYVLKPAGEWRESDPARPLIKVKQKAFAEANGTTAPARTSHRRKARRASPPGCSSRPRRCSPPPVRRPPSASSGRVRPRMRWRRRSPRMWPRNSPRPWAGWSTPSCRPCAWPSNPEPDPSPPSTQRTGATPDRLATAAAFVSRAELHCAADRFESARAYPEEPTRVEPPVGPPAEAVLRHLRAHIG; this is encoded by the coding sequence GTGGCCGAGCTGAAGCCCTACCCGAAGATCCCCGCCCGGGGAGCTTCCGGCGCGCCCGGCAGCCGCGAGTGGATCGCGACGGAGAAGGTGCACGGCGCGCACTTCGCCGTGGTCTGCGACGGTGCCTCGGTGCGGCCCGCCAAGCGGCGTGACCTGCTGGGCGACGAGGAACTCGACGCCTTCTTCGGCGTGAGCCGGATCTGGCCGCAACTCCTCGTCGCCGCCGGGCGCTTCGCGGCGGTGGTGCGGGCGAGGTGGGGGGAGTCGGCCGTCGTCACCGTGTACGGCGAACTGGCCGGCGGCCGCTACCCGCACCCCGACGTGCCCGCCGTCGCCGGGGTCGAACCGGTGCAGACCGGCGTCTGGTACGCGCCCGGGCTGCGCTGGCTGCCGTTCGACGCGACGGTGCGGACGGACGAGGGCCGGTGGTGGGTCCCCGACCGCGAACTCCGGGCCGCCGCGTCCGCCGCCGGGCTCACCTGCGTGCCGCTGCTCGGACGCGGCTCGCTGAATGCCTTGCGGGAGCTGCCCGTTGCCTTCCCGAGCCGGGTGCCGGCGCTCCTCGGGCTGCCGGAGCCGGCGGACAACCTCGCCGAGGGGTACGTGCTCAAGCCGGCGGGGGAGTGGCGCGAGTCGGACCCGGCCCGTCCCCTCATCAAGGTCAAGCAGAAGGCCTTCGCCGAGGCGAACGGTACGACGGCGCCCGCCCGTACCTCCCACCGCCGGAAGGCGCGGCGGGCGTCCCCGCCTGGCTGCTCGTCCAGGCCTCGGCGTTGCTCACCCCCACCCGTGCGGCGGCCGCCGTCAGCAAGCTCGGGCCGCGTACGGCCGCGGATGCGGTGGCGGCGGAGATCGCCCAGGATGTGGCCGAGGAACTCGCCGAGGCCCTGGGCGGGTTGGAGCACGCCGTCCTGTCGGCCCTGTGCCTGGCCCTCGAACCCGGAGCCCGATCCCTCGCCGCCTTCGACGCAGCGGACCGGCGCAACTCCTGACCGCCTCGCTACCGCCGCAGCATTCGTCTCGCGAGCCGAACTCCACTGCGCGGCCGATCGGTTCGAGTCGGCCCGGGCCTACCCGGAGGAACCGACCCGGGTCGAGCCCCCGGTCGGGCCGCCGGCCGAGGCCGTGTTGCGGCACCTCAGGGCGCACATCGGCTGA
- a CDS encoding TetR/AcrR family transcriptional regulator: protein MPKQVDHEERRRRIAEAVCALIDAQGFEGVTLRDVATRADVSMGAVQRCFRTKEEMLQFALAHIGARVTERAHGRVVGSPAQSAESTVGHVVGEVALLRDEHRAEARIWLAFLAAAAVNPALAAGLRTSYADLEGLLAGLIAEASGAADAADAADATATAVRREARSAARTLLALADGLTAHVLIGHRTAAEAEDLLHAHLAGLWEAAAGTTAGR from the coding sequence ATGCCGAAACAGGTCGACCACGAGGAGCGGCGCCGACGGATCGCCGAGGCGGTGTGCGCGCTGATCGACGCCCAGGGCTTCGAAGGCGTGACCCTGCGGGACGTCGCCACCCGGGCCGACGTCTCCATGGGCGCCGTCCAGCGCTGCTTCCGCACCAAGGAGGAGATGCTGCAGTTCGCCCTCGCCCACATCGGCGCACGCGTCACCGAACGCGCCCACGGCCGGGTCGTCGGCAGCCCCGCCCAGTCCGCCGAGAGCACGGTCGGACACGTGGTCGGCGAGGTCGCCCTGCTGCGCGACGAGCACCGGGCCGAGGCGCGGATCTGGCTCGCCTTCCTCGCCGCCGCCGCCGTCAACCCGGCCCTGGCGGCGGGGCTGCGGACCAGCTACGCCGACCTGGAAGGGCTGCTCGCAGGGCTCATCGCGGAGGCCTCGGGCGCCGCCGACGCCGCCGATGCCGCCGATGCCACCGCCACCGCCGTTCGGCGGGAAGCCCGGAGCGCGGCCCGTACCCTGCTCGCCCTCGCCGACGGACTCACCGCGCACGTGCTGATCGGACACCGGACGGCGGCCGAGGCGGAGGACCTGCTGCACGCCCACCTGGCCGGGTTGTGGGAGGCGGCGGCCGGTACGACTGCCGGGCGCTGA
- a CDS encoding amidase — MWKLPATAIAAAVRSGEVSAREVVDAHLARIAEVNPQANAVTQLLADRARAAAEETDRARAAGERLGPLAGVPFTVKECTRIEGVPTTFGTPRFRESTAPADAIPVARLRAAGAVPIGHSNMPTLILAGMHTRSELYGDTRNPWAPTRTPGGTSGGDGVAVATGMAALGLGNDSGGSVRIPAAFCGVAALKPTTGRFAADQRMLGPDDPGPASQLLVTDGPLARTVADLRLAYETLAGPDPRDPRAVPAPLYGGPPQNPRVAVVTDPGGHGVHPTVRRAVAAAAEALRDAGYRVDEVSDVPRLDEALKAYHQLTATEFAPSWPAVRQLLGEGGDRYIELTMRDNPPVDSAGLIRLMSTWMNIRRSWTEFLDAYPLLLGPVFTEPPVEPGLESRDQAGRDRVATAMRLCSVTSFVGVPAVAVPTGLDTDGLPTGVQLIGRPFREDLCLAAAQHVEDRLGTLTPIDPRP; from the coding sequence ATGTGGAAACTCCCCGCCACCGCCATCGCCGCCGCCGTCCGCAGCGGTGAGGTGTCCGCGCGCGAGGTGGTGGACGCCCACCTCGCCCGGATCGCCGAGGTCAACCCGCAGGCCAACGCCGTCACCCAGCTCCTCGCCGACCGCGCCCGCGCCGCCGCCGAGGAGACCGACCGGGCCCGGGCCGCCGGTGAGCGGCTCGGCCCGCTCGCCGGGGTGCCGTTCACGGTCAAGGAGTGCACCCGCATCGAGGGCGTCCCGACCACCTTCGGCACGCCGCGCTTCCGCGAGTCGACCGCCCCCGCCGACGCCATCCCGGTGGCCCGGCTGCGCGCCGCCGGGGCGGTCCCGATCGGGCACAGCAACATGCCGACCCTGATCCTGGCCGGCATGCACACCCGCAGCGAGCTGTACGGCGACACCCGCAACCCCTGGGCGCCCACCCGCACCCCCGGTGGCACCAGCGGCGGCGACGGCGTGGCGGTGGCCACCGGCATGGCCGCACTGGGGCTCGGCAACGACTCCGGCGGCTCGGTCCGTATCCCGGCCGCCTTCTGCGGGGTCGCCGCGCTCAAGCCGACCACCGGCCGGTTCGCCGCCGACCAGCGGATGCTGGGGCCGGACGATCCCGGACCGGCCTCCCAACTCCTGGTCACGGACGGCCCGTTGGCCCGTACGGTGGCCGACCTGCGGCTCGCGTACGAGACCCTGGCCGGGCCCGATCCGCGCGACCCGCGCGCCGTCCCCGCCCCGCTGTACGGCGGACCGCCGCAGAACCCGCGGGTCGCCGTGGTCACCGACCCGGGTGGCCACGGCGTCCACCCCACCGTCCGCCGCGCCGTCGCGGCCGCCGCCGAAGCCCTGCGCGACGCCGGGTACCGGGTGGACGAGGTCTCCGACGTCCCCCGGCTGGACGAGGCGCTGAAGGCCTACCACCAGCTCACCGCCACCGAGTTCGCCCCCAGCTGGCCCGCCGTGCGGCAGCTGCTGGGCGAGGGCGGCGACCGCTACATCGAGCTGACCATGCGCGACAACCCGCCCGTCGACTCCGCCGGGCTGATCCGGCTGATGAGCACCTGGATGAACATCCGCCGCTCCTGGACGGAGTTCCTGGACGCGTACCCGCTCCTGCTCGGCCCGGTCTTCACCGAGCCGCCGGTCGAACCCGGCCTGGAGTCCCGGGACCAGGCGGGGCGGGACCGGGTCGCCACAGCCATGCGGCTCTGCTCGGTCACCAGCTTCGTCGGCGTCCCGGCCGTCGCCGTCCCCACCGGGCTGGACACCGACGGCCTGCCCACCGGCGTGCAACTGATCGGGCGCCCGTTCCGCGAGGACCTCTGCCTGGCCGCCGCCCAGCACGTCGAGGACCGGCTCGGCACCCTCACCCCGATCGACCCCAGGCCGTAG
- a CDS encoding flavodoxin family protein produces MALNDVEQQGVDREQGVDREQDIDREQGVDRAYDAPTVTVTVVYHSVHGHTRVLAEHLAEGARLVPGAEVHLAELRAEDVNAGRWNDPEVLALLARSDAVVFGCPTLMGSVSAVFKAFMEAAFTPFVTQGWKDKLAGGFTMSASQSGDKLAVLQQLAVFAAQLGMQWIGVGDMPGNNWSGGTRDDVNRLGSWLGLMSQSHADQGPEQAGSRGDLLTARRYGERIARLTQRWVNAVPYETPRMTEHEARVLSAALREADAAPAGR; encoded by the coding sequence ATGGCACTCAATGACGTTGAGCAGCAGGGCGTTGACCGCGAGCAGGGCGTTGACCGCGAGCAGGACATTGACCGCGAGCAGGGCGTTGACCGCGCGTACGACGCGCCGACCGTCACGGTGACGGTGGTCTACCACTCGGTGCACGGGCACACCCGGGTCCTGGCCGAGCACCTGGCCGAGGGCGCGCGGCTGGTGCCGGGCGCCGAGGTGCACCTCGCCGAGCTCCGGGCCGAGGACGTCAACGCGGGCCGCTGGAACGACCCGGAGGTGCTGGCGCTGCTCGCCCGCTCCGACGCGGTCGTGTTCGGCTGCCCGACGCTGATGGGCAGCGTGTCGGCGGTGTTCAAGGCGTTCATGGAGGCCGCGTTCACTCCGTTCGTCACCCAGGGTTGGAAGGACAAGCTGGCCGGCGGGTTCACCATGTCCGCCTCGCAGAGCGGCGACAAGCTGGCCGTCCTGCAGCAGCTGGCGGTGTTCGCCGCGCAGTTGGGCATGCAGTGGATCGGCGTGGGCGACATGCCGGGCAACAACTGGAGCGGTGGCACCCGTGACGACGTGAACCGGCTGGGCTCCTGGCTGGGCCTGATGAGCCAGAGCCACGCAGATCAGGGCCCGGAGCAGGCGGGGTCGCGCGGCGACCTGCTCACCGCGCGGCGCTACGGCGAGCGGATCGCCCGGTTGACCCAGCGCTGGGTCAACGCCGTGCCGTACGAGACCCCGCGGATGACCGAGCACGAGGCCCGCGTCCTCTCCGCCGCCCTGCGGGAGGCGGACGCCGCACCGGCCGGGCGCTGA
- a CDS encoding LysR family transcriptional regulator, with product MDRIELEAFVAVAEELHFGRAAARLHRGQPTVSDAVRRLETTLGGQLFHRTSRRVSLTDLGAELLPDARAALAQLRRFQQRGRALAAGDRSGTTLVVGHAEYTGHQLLLRCLPQLRDRFPDVTIVPEAMPTTALLTALRAGTIGLGIGWATDGVTGVRARVLSTERFTALVPEAHPLADRTELSAAELSTTGLLTWPHQINSGLCDRLLTAFRIGGADLRIIRTADSVHAIAAHVAAGTGIGITVESALDHQPPGLRVIPLTGPSTTADQVVLTPTDPSDPAAALRDLLLHASATLRVG from the coding sequence GTGGACAGGATCGAACTGGAAGCGTTCGTCGCGGTCGCCGAAGAACTCCACTTCGGCCGTGCCGCCGCCCGCCTGCACCGGGGGCAGCCCACCGTCAGCGACGCCGTCCGGCGACTGGAGACCACCCTGGGCGGGCAGCTGTTCCACCGCACCAGCCGCCGGGTGTCCCTCACCGACCTCGGTGCCGAACTGCTGCCCGACGCCCGCGCCGCCCTCGCCCAGCTGCGCCGCTTCCAGCAGCGCGGACGCGCCCTGGCCGCCGGCGACCGGTCCGGCACCACGCTCGTCGTCGGCCACGCCGAATACACCGGCCACCAGCTGCTGTTGCGCTGCCTGCCGCAACTGCGCGACCGCTTCCCCGACGTGACGATCGTGCCCGAGGCCATGCCGACCACCGCCCTGCTCACCGCCCTGCGCGCCGGGACGATCGGGCTCGGCATCGGCTGGGCGACCGACGGCGTCACCGGCGTCCGCGCGCGGGTGCTGTCCACCGAACGGTTCACGGCCCTGGTCCCCGAGGCCCACCCGCTCGCCGACCGCACCGAGTTGAGCGCCGCCGAACTCTCCACCACCGGCCTGCTCACCTGGCCCCACCAGATCAACAGCGGCCTCTGCGACCGCCTGCTGACCGCCTTCCGGATCGGCGGAGCCGACCTGCGCATCATCCGCACCGCCGACAGCGTCCACGCCATCGCCGCCCACGTCGCCGCCGGAACGGGCATCGGCATCACCGTCGAGTCCGCGCTCGACCACCAGCCTCCCGGCCTGCGCGTCATCCCCCTCACCGGCCCCTCCACCACCGCCGACCAGGTCGTCCTCACCCCCACCGACCCCTCGGACCCCGCCGCCGCCCTGCGCGACCTCCTGCTGCACGCCTCGGCTACTCTTCGTGTCGGCTGA
- a CDS encoding cold-shock protein, whose translation MAERQNGTVKWFNDEKGYGFITPEAGPDLFVHFRAIEGSGFKSLVEGQKVTFEVTQGQKGLQADKVRLVTE comes from the coding sequence ATGGCCGAGCGCCAGAACGGCACCGTGAAGTGGTTCAACGACGAGAAGGGCTACGGCTTCATCACCCCGGAAGCCGGCCCCGACCTGTTCGTCCATTTCCGGGCGATCGAGGGGAGCGGCTTCAAGTCCCTGGTGGAGGGTCAGAAGGTCACCTTCGAGGTCACCCAGGGCCAGAAGGGCCTGCAGGCCGACAAGGTCCGGCTCGTCACGGAGTAG
- a CDS encoding DUF4097 family beta strand repeat-containing protein, producing MQNFDTPAAITAILDVPAGRVRFAASDRTDTVVEVLPANPAKSRDVETAEQAVVTYADGVLRIRTAEPRNVLLGPGALDITVQLPAGSHVEARTESTELRCAGRLGDVAYRGAYRQIKVDEAASLRLTAVDGDIEVGRINGNADISTSRGDIRIDEAGRGAVALSTMSGSITIAATAGVSATLDAGTDHGRISNSLKNDGSAELRIRATTSSGDITARSL from the coding sequence ATGCAGAACTTCGACACCCCCGCCGCGATCACCGCGATCCTCGACGTCCCGGCCGGCCGCGTCCGGTTCGCCGCCTCCGACCGCACCGACACCGTCGTCGAGGTCCTCCCCGCCAACCCCGCCAAGAGCCGCGACGTCGAAACCGCCGAGCAGGCCGTCGTGACCTACGCCGACGGCGTCCTGCGGATCCGCACCGCCGAGCCCAGGAACGTGCTCCTCGGCCCCGGCGCCCTGGACATCACCGTCCAGCTGCCCGCCGGCTCCCACGTCGAAGCCAGGACCGAGAGCACCGAGCTCCGCTGCGCCGGCCGCCTCGGCGACGTCGCCTACCGGGGCGCGTACCGCCAGATCAAGGTCGACGAGGCCGCGAGCCTGCGCCTCACCGCGGTCGACGGCGACATCGAGGTCGGCCGGATCAACGGCAACGCGGACATCAGCACCTCGCGCGGCGACATCCGGATCGACGAGGCCGGGCGCGGCGCGGTCGCGCTCAGCACCATGTCCGGCAGCATCACGATCGCCGCCACCGCGGGCGTCTCCGCCACCCTGGACGCAGGCACCGACCACGGCCGGATCAGCAACTCCCTCAAGAACGACGGCAGCGCCGAACTCCGGATCCGCGCCACCACCTCGAGCGGCGACATCACCGCCCGCAGCCTCTGA